GCCGCACTGGAACGGCGCGGCCTCCAGGTCGCCCGGGCGGGCGCGGACACCGACGCCGTGGAGCTGGCGACCCGGATGCGGCCCAACCTGGTGGTCATGGACCTGATGCAGGTCCGGCGCCGGCGGGCCGGGATCGTGGACTGGCTGCGCGCGAACGGGCTGCTGAACCGCACCCCGCTGGTCGTCTACACGACCGCCGGGATCGGTCCGGCCGACCTGCCGCGGCTGGCCTCGGGCGAGAGCGTGCTGTTCCTCGCCGAGCGGGCCACCACGGCCGATGTGCAGGGCCGCATCGTGGACCTGCTGGCCAAGATCGGAACCAACTAGCCATCCTGGGCCCCATGGCCATCACCGACACGTCCGAGCACACCGTCCCCGCCGACAACGGGGAGGTCAACCTCCTCATCGCCCGGCAGGTGGAGCCGGGCCACGAGGAGACGTTCGAGGCCTGGGCCCACGGGATCCTGGAGACGGCCGCCGCGTTCCCGGGGCACCTCGGCTACGGGCTGTTCCGCCCGGCCGCCGAGGGCGGGCCGTGGTTCCTGGTGCACCGCTTCCGCGACCAGGCGGCCTTCCAGCGCTGGCAGGACTCCCCCGAGCGGGCCCAGTGGTTCTCGAACTGCCTGGGCCACCACCACACCGAGATAGCCCGGCGCGAACTGCACGGCATGGAGACCTGGTTCGCCAAGCCGGGTACGACCCGGCCCGCGCCGCCGCGCTGGAAGATGGCGATCAGCTCGGGGCTGGCCATCTTCCCGATCTCGCTGGCGGGCAACGCGCTGCTCGGGCCGTACCTGGTGGACCTGCACTTCGTGGTGCGGACGGCCGCCTTCGCCGTCGTCTTCAGCACCCTGATGACCTACGTGGCCATGCCCGCCGTCAGCAGGCTGCTGCGGCCATGGCTCACGCGTGGCTAGCCGAGCGTGATGACGTCCAGCTCGCCGTCGGCGTACTGCTTGCGGATCACCTTCTTGTCGAACTTGCCGACGCTGGTCTTCGGCACGGCCGCGACGGCCGTCCAGCGCTCCGGCAGCTGCCACTTGGCGATCGACCGGGCGAGGAACGCGCGCAGTCCGGCGTAGTCCACCGTGGCGCCCTCCTTGAGGACGACCGTGGCCAGCGGGCGCTCGCCCCACTTCTCGTCCGGGACGGCGACGACCGCCGCCTCGGCCACCTCGGGGTGGGCCATCAGGGCGTTCTCCAGCTCGACGCTGGAGATCCACTCTCCGCCGGACTTGATGACGTCCTTGGCCCGGTCGGTGAGGGTGAGGAAGCCGTCGGGGCTGATCACGCCGACGTCCCCGGTCTTGAGCCAGCCGTCCGCGCTGAACTTGTCCTCGGGGCGGACGGGTTCACCGTCCGCGCCGCCGTAGTAGGAGCTCGCGATCCAGTTGCCGCGGACCTCCAGCTCGCCCGCGGACTCGCCGTCCCACGCCAGGTGGTCGCCGCCGGGACCGACCAGGCGGGCCTCGACGCCCGCCGGGAAGCGGCCCTGGGTGACCCGGTACGGCCACTCCTCCTCGGCGCTCAGCCCGGCCGGCGGGTGGGCCATGGTGCCCAGCGGGGAGGTCTCCGTCATGCCCCACGCGTGGCAGAGCCGGACGCCGAGCTTGTCGTAGGCCTCCATCAGGGAGGGCGGACAGGCCGCGCCGCCGATGGTGACCTGCTTCATCGAGGTCAGGTCGCGGGGTTTGGCGGTGACCTCGGCGAGCAGCCCCTGCCAGATGGTGGGGACGGCCGCGGCGTGCGTGGGCTTCTCCCGCTCGATCATCTCGGCGAGCGGGGCGGGCTGGAGGAACCGGTCCGGCATCAGCATGTTGATACCGGTCATGAAGGTGGCGTGGGGCAGGCCCCAGGCGTTCACGTGGAACTGGGGGACGACGACCAGCGAGGTGTCCCGGTCGGTGAGGCCCATCGACTCGGTCATGTTGACCTGCATGGAGTGCAGGTAGATGGACCGGTGGGAGTAGACGACTCCCTTGGGGTCCCCGGTGGTGCCGGAGGTGTAGCACATGGCCGCGGCCCGGCGCTCGTCCAGCTCGGGCCAGTCGTAGTGCTCGGAGCGGCCTTCGAGGAGCTCCTCGTACTCGTGCACGCGTACGCCGAGGCCGTCGAGGGCGGAGCGGTCACCGACGCCGGCGACCACGACGTGCTCGACGGTGGGCAGGTGCGGCAGCAGCGGGGCCAGCAGCGGCAGCAGGGAGCCGTTGACCAGCACGACCCGGTCGACGGCGTGGTTGACGATGAAGACCAGCTGCTCGGGGGGCAGCCGCAGGTTGAGCGTGTGCAGGACCGCGCCCATGGAGGGGATCGCGAAGTACGCCTCGACGTGTTCGGCGTTGTTCCACATCAGAGTCGCTATGGCATCCGACTCCCGGACCCCGAGTTCGTCGCGCAGGGCATGTGCAAGCTGAGCAGAGCGGGCGCCGATCTCCGCGAAGCTGCGCCGGTGTGGCTCGGCCTCGCCCGTCCAGGTCGTGACCTGGGACTTTCCATGAATCGTCGACCCGTGGGTCAGGATCCGTGAGATCAGGAGCGGGACATCCTGCATCGTGCTAAGCACCGGGGCGCCTCCCAGTCTGCGCGTCATTACGCGACGGTAAGTTCCTGGTGATTCTGCTTCCGTACTGGGTGGTATGTCACTACCCGGCGCCGACCAATTCCAGGATCCGGCCGTTGCGCTCGCCCCTCCGGACCGCGCGAGCGCCCTGTTGTCCGGTCGATGTTTCACGTGAAACATCGACCACCGCTCAACGCACCGGGGTGAGTTCCGGGTCCTCGCGCAGCTTGACCAGGGCCCGGGAGACAGCGCTCTTGACCGTGCCGACCGAGACCCCGAGCAGTTCGGCGGTCTGCACCTCGCTCA
The Streptomyces sp. NBC_00091 genome window above contains:
- a CDS encoding antibiotic biosynthesis monooxygenase, with translation MAITDTSEHTVPADNGEVNLLIARQVEPGHEETFEAWAHGILETAAAFPGHLGYGLFRPAAEGGPWFLVHRFRDQAAFQRWQDSPERAQWFSNCLGHHHTEIARRELHGMETWFAKPGTTRPAPPRWKMAISSGLAIFPISLAGNALLGPYLVDLHFVVRTAAFAVVFSTLMTYVAMPAVSRLLRPWLTRG
- a CDS encoding long-chain fatty acid--CoA ligase; this translates as MLSTMQDVPLLISRILTHGSTIHGKSQVTTWTGEAEPHRRSFAEIGARSAQLAHALRDELGVRESDAIATLMWNNAEHVEAYFAIPSMGAVLHTLNLRLPPEQLVFIVNHAVDRVVLVNGSLLPLLAPLLPHLPTVEHVVVAGVGDRSALDGLGVRVHEYEELLEGRSEHYDWPELDERRAAAMCYTSGTTGDPKGVVYSHRSIYLHSMQVNMTESMGLTDRDTSLVVVPQFHVNAWGLPHATFMTGINMLMPDRFLQPAPLAEMIEREKPTHAAAVPTIWQGLLAEVTAKPRDLTSMKQVTIGGAACPPSLMEAYDKLGVRLCHAWGMTETSPLGTMAHPPAGLSAEEEWPYRVTQGRFPAGVEARLVGPGGDHLAWDGESAGELEVRGNWIASSYYGGADGEPVRPEDKFSADGWLKTGDVGVISPDGFLTLTDRAKDVIKSGGEWISSVELENALMAHPEVAEAAVVAVPDEKWGERPLATVVLKEGATVDYAGLRAFLARSIAKWQLPERWTAVAAVPKTSVGKFDKKVIRKQYADGELDVITLG